The following are encoded in a window of Saccharothrix longispora genomic DNA:
- a CDS encoding DAK2 domain-containing protein: MRALDAVAVRQWADACVRSLDANREDIDRINVFPVPDGDTGTNLLQTMRSALDDLLRTPADENVGTALAALARGALAGARGNSGVILSQVLRGLAEAAQGASTAGGSSLRRALLRADVLATAAVSAPVPGTVLTVLHAAAEAARDCGSDDLGEVVTAAAGAGAVALADTPRQLAVLARAGVVDAGGRGLVVLLDALADVVTGRVPEPTVPNPAVLNPTGPNPAGPNPTGPNPVGAVPATVPRDALTTAREAGSAEYEYEVMYLLDGDPDAELLKVSLGALGDCVSVVGDGAGLWTVHVHCNDVGAAIEAGIAVGRPHRITVSRFADQIAAAAPRFVRDRAIVVLVDGPGAAELFRSEGAAVLEPGDGVTAADLLAVIVGTRARQVTVLPGDPAWREPLDEAVAQAVAAGQDVVVVPTFSPVQALAALAVHSPTRRAGDDVVAMAEAAAATRRGEVAVSGREAITWVGRCEPGDLLGMLDGEVVLIAPGGEDVGDLACRLVDRMLASGGELVTVLLGRGAPDGLELVLEDHLRVTHPEVELAAYQGGQADALVVVGVE, from the coding sequence ATGCGGGCTCTCGATGCGGTCGCGGTGCGCCAGTGGGCGGACGCCTGTGTGCGGTCCCTGGACGCGAACCGGGAGGACATCGACCGCATCAACGTGTTCCCGGTGCCCGACGGCGACACCGGCACCAACCTGCTCCAGACCATGCGCTCGGCGCTGGACGACCTGCTCCGCACCCCCGCCGACGAGAACGTCGGCACGGCCCTCGCCGCCCTCGCCCGCGGCGCGCTGGCCGGGGCGCGCGGCAACTCCGGCGTCATCCTGTCCCAGGTGCTCAGGGGCCTCGCCGAGGCCGCCCAGGGCGCGTCGACAGCCGGCGGCTCGTCGCTGCGGAGGGCGTTGCTGCGCGCCGACGTACTCGCCACCGCCGCCGTGTCCGCGCCCGTGCCGGGCACGGTGCTGACCGTCCTGCACGCCGCCGCCGAGGCGGCCCGCGACTGCGGCTCCGACGACCTGGGCGAGGTGGTCACCGCCGCCGCCGGCGCGGGCGCCGTCGCGCTCGCCGACACACCCCGTCAACTGGCCGTGCTGGCCCGCGCCGGGGTCGTCGACGCGGGCGGGCGGGGCCTCGTCGTGCTCCTGGACGCCCTGGCGGACGTCGTCACCGGCCGCGTCCCGGAGCCCACCGTCCCGAATCCCGCCGTCCTGAATCCCACGGGGCCGAATCCCGCGGGGCCGAATCCCACGGGGCCGAATCCCGTGGGGGCGGTCCCGGCCACCGTGCCGCGCGACGCGCTCACCACCGCCCGCGAGGCCGGGTCCGCCGAGTACGAGTACGAGGTCATGTACCTGCTCGACGGCGACCCCGACGCCGAACTGCTGAAGGTCTCCCTGGGCGCGCTCGGCGACTGCGTGTCCGTCGTCGGCGACGGGGCCGGCCTGTGGACCGTGCACGTGCACTGCAACGACGTCGGCGCGGCGATCGAGGCGGGTATCGCCGTCGGCCGCCCGCACCGCATCACCGTCTCCCGGTTCGCCGACCAGATCGCCGCCGCCGCGCCCCGCTTCGTGCGCGACCGGGCGATCGTCGTGCTGGTCGACGGGCCCGGCGCGGCCGAGCTGTTCCGCTCCGAGGGCGCCGCGGTGCTCGAACCCGGCGACGGGGTCACCGCCGCCGACCTGCTCGCCGTGATCGTCGGCACGCGCGCGCGGCAGGTGACCGTGCTGCCCGGCGACCCGGCGTGGCGCGAACCGCTCGACGAGGCCGTCGCGCAGGCCGTCGCCGCCGGGCAGGACGTGGTGGTGGTGCCGACGTTCTCGCCCGTGCAGGCGCTGGCCGCGCTCGCCGTGCACTCGCCGACCCGGCGCGCCGGCGACGACGTGGTCGCCATGGCCGAGGCCGCCGCCGCCACCCGGCGCGGCGAGGTCGCGGTGTCCGGGCGGGAGGCCATCACCTGGGTCGGCCGCTGCGAGCCGGGCGACCTGCTCGGCATGCTCGACGGCGAGGTGGTGCTCATCGCGCCCGGCGGCGAGGACGTGGGCGACCTCGCGTGCCGCCTGGTCGACCGGATGCTCGCCAGCGGCGGCGAGCTGGTCACCGTGCTGCTCGGCCGGGGTGCCCCGGACGGCCTGGAGCTGGTGCTGGAGGATCACCTGCGGGTGACCCACCCCGAAGTGGAGCTTGCCGCCTACCAGGGCGGACAGGCGGACGCCCTCGTCGTCGTCGGCGTCGAGTAG
- the rpmB gene encoding 50S ribosomal protein L28, translating into MAAVCDVCGKGPGFGHSVSHSHRKTNRRWNPNIQTVRAKVSSSQRQRLNVCTSCLKAGKVVRG; encoded by the coding sequence GTGGCTGCCGTGTGCGACGTCTGTGGCAAGGGGCCGGGCTTCGGCCATTCTGTCTCGCACTCCCACCGGAAGACGAACCGCCGGTGGAACCCGAACATCCAGACCGTGCGCGCGAAGGTGTCCTCTTCGCAGCGCCAGCGGCTCAACGTGTGCACCTCGTGCCTGAAGGCGGGCAAGGTGGTGCGCGGCTGA
- a CDS encoding RICIN domain-containing protein, translating to MPLARSLTSAALVALSASACAATAFAATALAAGPERAGWPVPVPVVTPSVVSTPGHQPGRAGAEPDTTRLANPSTGTRLAARGDAIVLTSRGSDADTWDVDQTTEGVRVRNTATGRCLTGPATDVRPGARVGLRACDGAADQRWALRPSGDGGWTLAHGANRHLVLGVGYDGDRPTTAVLAPATPDPHPEHVWAADDH from the coding sequence ATGCCGCTCGCACGCTCGCTCACGTCCGCGGCGCTCGTCGCGCTCTCCGCGTCGGCCTGCGCCGCCACCGCTTTCGCCGCCACCGCCCTCGCGGCCGGTCCGGAACGGGCGGGGTGGCCCGTCCCGGTGCCGGTGGTGACGCCCAGCGTCGTCTCGACCCCCGGTCACCAGCCCGGCCGGGCCGGCGCCGAGCCGGACACCACGCGGCTCGCGAACCCGTCGACCGGCACCCGGCTGGCCGCCAGGGGCGACGCGATCGTGCTCACCTCCCGGGGGTCGGACGCCGACACCTGGGACGTCGACCAGACCACCGAGGGCGTCCGGGTCCGCAACACCGCCACCGGCCGATGCCTCACCGGGCCGGCCACCGACGTGCGACCGGGCGCGCGGGTCGGGCTGCGGGCGTGCGACGGCGCCGCCGACCAGCGCTGGGCCCTGCGCCCGAGCGGCGACGGCGGCTGGACCCTCGCCCACGGCGCGAACCGCCACCTCGTGCTCGGCGTCGGCTACGACGGGGACCGCCCGACGACCGCCGTCCTCGCGCCCGCCACCCCGGACCCGCACCCGGAGCACGTCTGGGCGGCCGACGACCACTGA
- a CDS encoding uracil-DNA glycosylase: protein MGRPLEEIVEAGWAAALAPVADRIARMGEFLRAEVAAGRTYLPAGENVLRAFQQPFHSVRVLVVGQDPYPTPGHAVGLSFSVSPETRPIPKSLNNIYTEYTADLGHPTPSNGDLTPWTEQGVLLLNRALTVQPGKSNSHRNKGWEPVTEQAIKALAARETPLVAVLWGSQARALKPMLAPYPCVESVHPSPLSASGGFFGSRPFSKVNELLVQQGAEPVDWKLP from the coding sequence GTGGGACGTCCCCTTGAGGAAATCGTGGAAGCCGGCTGGGCCGCCGCACTCGCGCCCGTCGCCGATCGGATCGCCAGGATGGGCGAGTTCCTGCGGGCGGAGGTCGCCGCGGGGCGCACCTACCTGCCCGCGGGGGAGAACGTGCTGCGGGCGTTCCAGCAGCCGTTCCACTCCGTCCGGGTGCTCGTCGTCGGCCAGGACCCGTACCCGACACCGGGGCACGCCGTGGGCCTGAGCTTCTCGGTGTCGCCGGAGACCCGGCCCATCCCCAAGAGCCTGAACAACATCTACACCGAGTACACGGCCGACCTCGGCCACCCCACGCCGTCGAACGGCGACCTGACGCCGTGGACCGAGCAGGGCGTGCTGCTGCTCAACAGGGCGCTGACCGTGCAGCCGGGCAAGTCGAACTCCCACCGCAACAAGGGCTGGGAGCCGGTCACCGAGCAGGCCATCAAGGCGCTCGCGGCCCGCGAGACGCCGCTCGTCGCCGTCCTGTGGGGCAGCCAGGCGCGCGCGCTCAAGCCGATGCTCGCGCCGTACCCGTGCGTCGAGTCGGTCCACCCGAGCCCGCTGTCCGCGTCCGGCGGCTTCTTCGGCTCGCGGCCGTTCAGCAAGGTCAACGAGCTGCTCGTGCAGCAGGGCGCGGAGCCCGTGGACTGGAAACTGCCCTGA